The DNA region GCGATCGTGGCGGACGCTCTCGGCGTACACCTGGATTTCTTTCAGCGGATCGTGGTGGACCCGGCGTCGGTGACCGCGATCCGGTACACCCCGCTGCGCCCCTTCCTGCTGCGCCTCAACGATGTCGGCGGAGACCTGGCCGGGCTGGTCCCGCCGCAGCGTAAGCGGCGTCGGCGGACCAGCCGACCCACCGACTCGGACGCCGCGGTCGGCGGTGGCGCCGGAGGCGGCCGGTGAACCGCCCGCCCCGCCCCGGTGACCGGCCGAGGAACCGGGGCGGCGGACGGGCCGCCAGGCGGGTCGGGGAGCGTACCGGAAATCGGGTCGGTGGGGTGCGCGGTGCCTGGGGCCGCCGGATAGGGTCGTGGGTATGACGCACCAGGTGCACGCCTTCGAGCCGCCGGAGCGGTTCGTCGCCGGGACCGTCGGGCCGCCGGGGGAGCGCACGTTCTTCCTCCAGGCGCGCGGCGGCGGCCGGCTGGTCAGCGTCGCGTTGGAGAAGGTCCAGGTCTCCCTGCTGGCCGAGAAGTTGGAGGAGCTGCTCACCGAGGCGCAGCGCCGGTTCGGGGTGGAGCTACCCGAGGCGCCGGCCTCGATCGGCGACAACGAGCCGCTGGAGACCCCGGTCGACGAGGAGTTCCGGGTCGGCACCCTGGGTCTCGCCTTCGACGCGGACACCGCCACCGTGGTGATCGAGGCGATCGCGGTCGGTGAACCCGAGGCCGAGGCGGAGTTGGGGGAGTCCGAGGAGGACGAGCCGGAGGACGTCGAGCCCGACGAGGACCTCGACCGGCTCCGGGTGCGGCTGACCCCGGAGGCGACCCGCGAGTTCATCGAACGGGCCCGGCGGGTGGTCAACGCCGGTCGTCCACCCTGCCCCCTCTGCGGCCAGCCGCTCGACCCGGCGGGCCATCTCTGCCCCCGAAACAACGGCTATCACCGGTGACCTCGTCCGGCGTGACCCCCCGACAGGACGGTGGCGCCGCGTTGCGTCTGCTGCGCGACGGTGAACTGACCGTCGAAGGGCGACTGGTCGACGCCTCCAACACCACCCTGCGGGCCGTGCTCAGTCTCGACGACGTCACCGCGCGCTGCGTGTACAAGCCGGTGCGCGGCGAGCGTCCGTTGTGGGACTTCCCGGACGGGACCCTGGCCGGCCGGGAGGTCGCCGCCTACCTGGTGTCGGCGGCCACCGGCTGGGATCTGGTGCCGCCGACCGTGCTGCGGGACGGGCCCTTCGGGCCGGGTTCCTGTCAGCTGTGGATCGACGAACCCGACGAGGTCGAACCCCTGGTCGGGTTCGTGCCGGCCGACGCCGTACCACCCCGGTG from Micromonospora sp. NBC_01739 includes:
- a CDS encoding DUF3090 domain-containing protein; this translates as MTHQVHAFEPPERFVAGTVGPPGERTFFLQARGGGRLVSVALEKVQVSLLAEKLEELLTEAQRRFGVELPEAPASIGDNEPLETPVDEEFRVGTLGLAFDADTATVVIEAIAVGEPEAEAELGESEEDEPEDVEPDEDLDRLRVRLTPEATREFIERARRVVNAGRPPCPLCGQPLDPAGHLCPRNNGYHR